The genomic stretch ACTGGAAAAGTTGCTCATTTTGCTTGATGACCCAAGGAATGATATCTACATCCACATAGATGACAAAGTAAAAGACTTTGATTCTGATCGTTTTGCAGGCATCCTAAAATGTTCTTCTGTTTTTTTTGTACCCCGCATCCCTGTTTTTTGGGGAGGTTACAGTCAAATAGAGGCGACTCTCATACTCTTGAAGGAATCAACTAAGAAAGGCTATGCTTACTATCATTTTATTTCAGGAGTTGATCTTCCTTTAAAAACACAAGACCATATACATAACTTTTTTGACAAGCACCAAGGCACTGAATTTGTAGGTTTTGAAGCCCCAATTATGGCACAGAGATTTTACTCCAGATTTCAGATCTACCATCTGCACCAAGACAGTATAGGGAGAAAAAAAAGTCTTCTTTACTATTGGGAGGAGATCCTGGTATTCATACAGAAAAGGTTTCGTTTACACAGGATCAAACCTGAAGAAATCATTTTTCAGAAAGGCTGCAACTGGTTCAGCATTACAGATAATCTTGCCAAACACATATTAAGTAAAGAAAATTTTATCAAAAGCACTTTTGCAAACTCAAGATGCTGTGATGAACTGTTCATACATACATTGATCATGAATTCGGATTTCAAAGAAAAGATCTACCAGAATAAATACGATAATGATGAGGGAAGTTCTGCGTGCTTGAGGTATGTAAATTTTAAATATAAAGACAACGTCTTCAGAACTGCTGATTACGATGACCTAATATCTTCAGAGCTTTTCTTTGCAAGAAAATTCGATATAAACGTAGACAGAGATATTATTGAAAAAGTTTTTTTGTATGTATCCGCAACTAAGTAATTGTGATGCTTCAATTATTTACTCAAGTCTTTGAATAAAGGGCTAAGCTCGTTTATCACTTATATGAGAGGATTGAGACCTTCCTGGAATTACGAGAAGTAATCCCCAAACAGCCCAAAAAATAACGCTGACATCTCTTCTCCCCTCGAAAACATCTCCATTTGTTCCGTATATTGCCATAGATACCAGTAGAATAAAACCAATAAGATTCCAAGGTATTTCGTCGGAAATAACTTCATACCTTAGTCTGGACCACGATTTTTTTATTGACAGCACTAAAGCGACCATAAAAAACAATAACGCCGGAAAGCCGCCGGAATATAAAATTGAAAGATACATGTTATGAGGATGAGAAACATCGTGTTCCAAGCTTTGACTAATTGCACCTTCCATGTTGATTCGTTCCTTTTCAAAAACTGTCCTAAAAGTAGTCCAGCCACTTCCTGTGACCGGGTGAATTTTTGTCATGAATAAAGATACATTCCAAATATCTTTTCTGCTATTAGTGAATGCATTAATATCATTGAAAGACATTATCTGTTCAATTTCTCTTTTAAATGAAGCAATGGGACCGTTATCAAAAACAGAAACAATAGTAAATAAAAGAAAAAACAAACCTATAATCAATATTACGACAGATCTGATCGTCGTTTTTTTCGATGCTGTCGCATAAAATGCGAAAATTACCATCTGAACTGCAGCGGTGATCCAACCTCCTGAAGAGAATGAAAAAATGATAAGCAAAATACTTGTCAGACTTAAAAAATATTGTAAAATAATTTTTTTTTCAAAAAACCAGAATGCATAACAAAAGAAAAAAGGCATCAACAATAGTGAATAACTGGCTACTGAATTGCCGTTATCAAGAGAGGCGTTCCAACCAAGCATAAAAAAGTCTGGTCTGAACATAACGTCAAAACAAAATACAAGGTTAACTGCCACAACCGCAAGTCCAAAAACTTTTCTCTTGTCTGAAGTATTTATCAGTCGCATAGCCAGATAAAGACCCGTTAAAAATTCAAGAGGTATAGAGGCGCCTTTACCCCATGTATAAAAGCTGTCGACATAGGGGATATGCGCGAACATTGACCACAACAAAAAGAAAAATAGGAAATAAATTATCTGTCTGCTATCCCGCTCCAGCTTAACTGCAAGAGGAGCATTGTATCTTATCCTGCCGTATACAATGCTTAGCAAAGCCAAAAACCATCCAATATAGTGAGCAACAGGGCCAAATGCTGTCATTGCAACTCCCAATGTATATATCCAGAAAGCAAAAGTTTCGTATGTCAAAAGTGACAATCGTTGTCTAAGCCCATATATCATAAAAGTCTGTCCTACTTTCCATTCGATACTACGATTTTCACAGATTATATCTACAACATTATTTTACATATCAATAATTAAAATATGCCAAAAACTTTAATAATAGCAATATTTATATGCAAGAATGTTACAATTTGTTCCTGTCGTTAAACAATACATAAATTTATGTCTAGTGATAATAAATAAACATGTAAAAATTACTATATTTACATAAAACAATATTTTGTATATATATAACTAAATTAAAAGCTACACATTAAATATTAACATTAAGTAATATTTTATATTATCATAATAACACAAAAATTAAAGTTGCTTCTTTATTTATCTCTATCCTAGATAATGATTATTTGCTTGTTAAGTTGGAATATATACTCTCGTTCATATCCACCATTCGATTTAATGTGAGAATACTGGAAACTGGAATTTTCGCAGTAGCTTTTCCTGTGACAATAAAATCCATGATGGCATCACGCCATCCAGATATATCTCCTGCTGATATTAGCCCCTCAGTTGATCCGGTCATTTCAGAAACTGACGATATATTCGATGCAATGACCGGTATCCCTATTTGTACTGCAAGTACCAAAGTGAGCGGCATTCCCTCTGTATGCGAAGGAAATAAAAGACATGATGAATTTGCCATAAAATTATCCACTTGATCAGAATATCCTCTGAAAATAACTTTATCAGAGATTTCAAGTTTTTGGGTAAGCGATTCCAGATCTTGTCTTTCAGGGCCGTCTCCAAGAACGTCAAGCGTCCAATTGTCATCCCTTAATTTTCCCAATGCTTCAATGACTGTATCCAGTCCCTTTATCTTTGTAAGGCGTCCGACAAATATAAAGCGGTTTTTACTTCTGTAAGTGCTATCCCATCTGACCGTAGGCTCAGGAAGCGCAACAGGAATGACAGTAAAATTTACTGGCAGATAACTTTTTATGTGATCCTGGACTGTTTCGCTTACTGATATCACAAACCCGGCATGTTTCAGTGGTATCAAACCATAATTCAGGCTGTAGCAGGCATGGGCTGTGTAGATCCACGGGATCTTTGTTTTGGAAGAAGCCCGCCATGCTATCCATGCCGGGACTCTTGAATGAGCATGTATCAATTCCCATCCTTCCTGCCTGATCCATGATGATATTTCCCCCGAACAGCGCCATGCAGTAATAGGATTCTTTTTATGAACAGGAAGATCACGATGCAGGACTTTGCCTGAGAGTTGGTTCTGCATCTGCCCTCCGTTAGATATGACCATAACTTCATGACCTCTCTCTGTCAGCTCGTTAGAGAGATCGATGACATGGCGCTCAACTCCGCCGATATCCAATTCAGGCAATATCTGGATTATCCTCATTCATGTTCCACCTGTCCGTTTTTTGATTCTGGCTATTTGCTTTCAGAGAGACCGCCCGAACTATTCTTGCTCCCGGCAGGAGGAAGATATGGAACCAATACATTAAGCAGTTCCTGGTTCCGGATCTGCCTTGCCAGATTTAGAAGCTCCATCAGCTGTTTGGCCTGCGGACTTATGGTAAAGGATCTATACAGCTGGTTGATGGCATTTGCCCAGTCCTGGGGATCCTTGGTCACCTTTGCTACTGCCATCAGGTGATTGGCATACTGCTCCTCTGCTTCGTCTCTTGTCATTGCTTTAGCTTTTGCTTTTTCTATGTAACCAGCCTGCAATTCAGCCTGATCAGTATCTGCTGCATACCTTAGGTATTTATCTCCTGCCAGCCCGTTCCCAAGAAATACAAGTCCAAATACTGATATCGTACAAATAAAGACACCCAATATTCTGTATATTGATGTATGCCTTACCTCTGACCAAGAATAGCTCTGTGGAAGCAATTCCCTGTTTGCTATTGCAAAAGCCAAGGAAAGCCATACTACGTTCTCTATCCGGTGGAAAGGCCTGCTGAATATTGCGTCGAACAGTATGAGAAAAAGCATCGCACATGACCATGAAGCTTCGATAGAGAGCATTTTTTTCTGAGATAGGAATTTTATGAACCTCCATATCCACCAGGCTGCAGCAGACAAAAGGAGTATGATCCCAAATATTCCAAACTCGGCAAACCACTGTAGGTACTCATTATGAGCCCAGTATGTGAACTGCCATTCCATTTCAGGGTCTTTCTGGAAGGCAAGCTTCTGCCCTTCAAGGTAATGCCACTTATAATGGCCTATGCCCACACCTTTTACCGGGTGTTCCATAAATATTGCCCAGCTTGTTTTCCAAATTCCTCGCCTTTTGCCAAAAGTCCTGGTGTTCATTACCATATCCATAGTTTTGTTCAAAAGGGCATAAGCCCGGCCAAATCCAAAATAACTCATTCCAATGTTAAGTGCAAGCATCAGCAGGACTATCGCAACACCCTGTCCTACCCTTTTCAGCATTTGTTTTCTGTCGTTCCGCATAAATATGATCGAGATTATGACAGTGCCTGTGATAAGGGATAAGAAGCCTGCCCTTGTGGTCGAATTCCACATTCCCCATGAATTAAGGGCAAGGAGGCTAATATTGATGTATCTGAGTATGGATGACCGACTTGTTTTACCTGAGATATCCTTTGAAAAGACTTCATAATATGCGGCATTAAGATATATGCCGTTCATTACAGCCATTGCCATCCACAGCCCGAACATTTCCTGCTGGCCTGTGTTTCCGATGTAGTTGCCCGGGACGTTCATTATGAAAGGAAAAGGCCCGTTCATATTTCTGATAAGTAATTCTGCAAAGATGACATTTATACCTGCGTTAATGTTCGCAATCCAAAGGATAGTTCTGTGGGCTTTAGCATCTTTAAAGAGGTTGAAGGAGAAAAGATAAATTGCTGTCAGAGTAGCGAAGAAAAACCATTCCTTCATGTATGTGGACCATGAAGTGATGTCGACCCACATTGTCTGGATCGAAATATATCCGAGCATTATCAGCCATAAAAAACCGAAGAGGTCTATTTTGAAATCTGTACGTTCATTCCCGTATAGGGCAAGGGACATCCCTCCGATAACTGAGATTATCGCAACGGGGACCATTGCAAAGGTCCATTTCATAATGTGAAGTGTGTCAAACCAGCTGATGCCGGAAAAGATCAAGTTAGGCGATCCGAGAGAGATAAATATCAAAAAATAAAAAATGATCGGGTGGACAGCATTCTTATGCTCCGAAGACTCAATTTGATCTCTTTTGATCGTACCTCCCAAAAGGTTTTCAGAGGGCAATTTAGTCGCAGCTAAAAACTTTGATTTCATTTGCAGATCCCCTTCGATTTAATGAATCTTCAACGGTTGCCTATGACAGGGAAAAATAGACATAAACTGAAATAATGTCCGAACCGGATCAATAATGACCGCTAAGTTTGTTTTCAAACCTCGCATATTCTTTGAAAAATATCAGGTCTACTTTACCGGTGGGGCCGTTTCTGTTCTTTGCTACTATGACTTCAGAGGTGGGGTCGACTGTCTCACCCTCCTGGGCATAGTATGCTTCCCTGTAAAGGAATATGACCATGTCAGCATCCTGTTCTATAGCTCCGCTGTCTCGAAGGTCTGAAAGCTGTGGTTTTTTGCTTCCCCCGCGTTTTTCAACATCCCTTGAAAGCTGGGAAAGCGCCAGCACTGGCACTTTAAATTCCCTCGCTATACCCTTGAGTGCCCTGGATATCTCAGACACTTCCTGCTGTCTGTTCTCGATCTTTCTGGCAACGTTCATAAGCTGGAGATAATCAAGTACCACCAACCCTTTGCCCGACTTATGCTTCGCAAAAAACCTCCTGCATCTGCCTCTTAGGTCAAGTGTGTTAAGTGTTGAGCTATCGTCGATATAAATGGGGCTTTTCGATAGATTTCCTGCAGCCTTCGAAAGTTCCTGCCACTGTTCGTTCTGGACTTTCCGTGATTCAAACATCTGTCTGAGGTTGACCCTGGATTCAGCGGAAAGCATCCTCTGGGCTATCTGTTCCGCGGACATTTCAAGACTGAACATCAGAACCGGGATGTCTTCCTGAAGGGCAGCGTGCTGCGCTACATTAAGCGCAAAAGCTGTTTTACCCATAGAGGGCCTTGCAGCAAGTATGTAAAGGCTGCCTGGCTGCATTCCTCCGGAAAGTTTGTCAAAATCTGTAAAGCCGGACGGCACTCCGGTGATATCCAGTCCTCCGGCCAGTCGTTTCTCAATTTCCCCGATAGCTGAAGTTACAACTTCTCTGGCTCCCTTTAGTCTTGAAGATCTTCCTGACCTGGCGATTTCAAATACCTTTTGTTCGGCAGTCTCCAAAGCCTCGTCAATTCCGATCTCCTCCGAAAAACCCATCCGTGATATGTCGGTCCCAACCGTTATGAGTCCTCTATGTACAGATTTATCCCTTACGATCCCTACGTGGTACTCAATATTGGCTGTTGTAGTCACCGCGTCCATAAGCTCTGCTACAAAGGGAAGTCCTCCCATACGGTCTTCCACACCGCGTTTTTTTATCTCTTCTCTGAAAGTCAGGGAGTCTACTGCATTGTCCTGCTCCGCCATGGAAGCGATTATCTCAAATGCAGTCCTGTGCCTTGGATCATAGAAATCCTCGGCTCGCAGACCTTCAATTACTATAAGCAGGGAATCCCTGTCAAGGAGACATGAACCGAGCACAGAGCGCTCGGCTTCAAGATTGAAGGGAGGTATCCTGTCGAATTCCCTGCTGGTGCTCAATTTATTCTGACTCCACTTTAAGGGTCATTTCTGCTTCAACGCCAGTGTATAGTTTTGCTTTAAACTGGTATTCACCGGTCTTTTTGACTGTTTCCTCTATTTTCAAATCTTTTTTGTCTACGGGAATAGAGAACTGGGCGACCAGAGCTTCCGCGATCTGGGCTGTCGTTACGCTTCCAAACAGCTTGCCGCCCTCGCCCGTATTGACCTTTACCCTGACTACTTTACCGCCAAGTTTTTTTCTTGCTTCCTCAGCAATTTTTAATTTTTTATCATCTTTTATCTTCTGAGTCTTCTGCATCTGCTGAAGCTCGCGTACTTTTCCCTCTGTGGCTTCTTCAGCAAGTCCTCTGGCGATTAGGAAATTACGGCCGTAGCCGTCAGCGACTTCAAGAAGGTCGTCTTTTTTCCCTATTTTATTAACATCCTGTTTAAGAATCACTTTCATTCTTTTTCCCCCTTATCCTAGTACGTAAATCGTACCAGATATCAAAGATTCCAACCATAGACAAAATATACGAGACAGGAGAGAAGAGTATGCAGAAAAGCGAAAATATCACTTTTATAACCTTCGCTATCCTCCTGGATGACATATAGTACCAACATAATGACAGGCCTTCAAGCATGAATATTGCCCTGAGAACTTCCATGAGGTTTGCAGATACTACAGTGTATACTCTCTCATCCGGGAAAGCCTTGCCTGCAAGATCCATTATCACCGCTGCAGCCAATGCCCAAAAAAGGTTTTTAGGGAAACGCCATGTTTCAAATTTGGGAAGGCTCGGTAAAGGTTCTCCACCTGATCTCCTGATAAGATATGAAACCGTCCAGTAGGTCGCAAATGTGTCTATAGCAGAGAAAAAAATAATCATGGAGGGCATCAAGAGTGATACAGTCTCTACCATAGCCAGTGAATAATTTTTAATTATTTCATCTGAGGCACCTATGCCGCCGGATGAAAGTTTGCTTGCCAGCGAAGATACTATCTCCATCGCTGTTTCAGGCGACATTGCAAATGGGTTCATTCCCGAAATGCTTGTAAAGGTGACCAGCAGGATTATCTTGGCTATAATTGAGGCTGTGACAGAGAGAAGGATGAAATCGATGCCTTTTTCAGTCCTGCCTGAAATATAGCCGAAGACTACCCCTAAAACACCAAACTCAAGGGCATACATAAAAGCAGGAAGACTTCCAAAGAGAATAAAGACAAATACAGAACCGAATAGGACTCCTAATAGCGATTCACGGAATCCCTGCCTTATTTCAAGTACCATAAGCGGAGCCGGAGCTATAAGGATCAGGAAGGGAGATGCGAGAGCAACATACATTCCACCCGAGAACATAACTATGCTCAAAAGTATCAATGACAACCATTCAAAAATAATTTTCGA from Synergistetes bacterium HGW-Synergistetes-1 encodes the following:
- a CDS encoding glycosyl transferase, whose translation is MSRHAYLITAHHQFEILEKLLILLDDPRNDIYIHIDDKVKDFDSDRFAGILKCSSVFFVPRIPVFWGGYSQIEATLILLKESTKKGYAYYHFISGVDLPLKTQDHIHNFFDKHQGTEFVGFEAPIMAQRFYSRFQIYHLHQDSIGRKKSLLYYWEEILVFIQKRFRLHRIKPEEIIFQKGCNWFSITDNLAKHILSKENFIKSTFANSRCCDELFIHTLIMNSDFKEKIYQNKYDNDEGSSACLRYVNFKYKDNVFRTADYDDLISSELFFARKFDINVDRDIIEKVFLYVSATK
- a CDS encoding glycosyltransferase, with product MRIIQILPELDIGGVERHVIDLSNELTERGHEVMVISNGGQMQNQLSGKVLHRDLPVHKKNPITAWRCSGEISSWIRQEGWELIHAHSRVPAWIAWRASSKTKIPWIYTAHACYSLNYGLIPLKHAGFVISVSETVQDHIKSYLPVNFTVIPVALPEPTVRWDSTYRSKNRFIFVGRLTKIKGLDTVIEALGKLRDDNWTLDVLGDGPERQDLESLTQKLEISDKVIFRGYSDQVDNFMANSSCLLFPSHTEGMPLTLVLAVQIGIPVIASNISSVSEMTGSTEGLISAGDISGWRDAIMDFIVTGKATAKIPVSSILTLNRMVDMNESIYSNLTSK
- a CDS encoding polymerase; translated protein: MKSKFLAATKLPSENLLGGTIKRDQIESSEHKNAVHPIIFYFLIFISLGSPNLIFSGISWFDTLHIMKWTFAMVPVAIISVIGGMSLALYGNERTDFKIDLFGFLWLIMLGYISIQTMWVDITSWSTYMKEWFFFATLTAIYLFSFNLFKDAKAHRTILWIANINAGINVIFAELLIRNMNGPFPFIMNVPGNYIGNTGQQEMFGLWMAMAVMNGIYLNAAYYEVFSKDISGKTSRSSILRYINISLLALNSWGMWNSTTRAGFLSLITGTVIISIIFMRNDRKQMLKRVGQGVAIVLLMLALNIGMSYFGFGRAYALLNKTMDMVMNTRTFGKRRGIWKTSWAIFMEHPVKGVGIGHYKWHYLEGQKLAFQKDPEMEWQFTYWAHNEYLQWFAEFGIFGIILLLSAAAWWIWRFIKFLSQKKMLSIEASWSCAMLFLILFDAIFSRPFHRIENVVWLSLAFAIANRELLPQSYSWSEVRHTSIYRILGVFICTISVFGLVFLGNGLAGDKYLRYAADTDQAELQAGYIEKAKAKAMTRDEAEEQYANHLMAVAKVTKDPQDWANAINQLYRSFTISPQAKQLMELLNLARQIRNQELLNVLVPYLPPAGSKNSSGGLSESK
- the dnaB gene encoding replicative DNA helicase; translated protein: MSTSREFDRIPPFNLEAERSVLGSCLLDRDSLLIVIEGLRAEDFYDPRHRTAFEIIASMAEQDNAVDSLTFREEIKKRGVEDRMGGLPFVAELMDAVTTTANIEYHVGIVRDKSVHRGLITVGTDISRMGFSEEIGIDEALETAEQKVFEIARSGRSSRLKGAREVVTSAIGEIEKRLAGGLDITGVPSGFTDFDKLSGGMQPGSLYILAARPSMGKTAFALNVAQHAALQEDIPVLMFSLEMSAEQIAQRMLSAESRVNLRQMFESRKVQNEQWQELSKAAGNLSKSPIYIDDSSTLNTLDLRGRCRRFFAKHKSGKGLVVLDYLQLMNVARKIENRQQEVSEISRALKGIAREFKVPVLALSQLSRDVEKRGGSKKPQLSDLRDSGAIEQDADMVIFLYREAYYAQEGETVDPTSEVIVAKNRNGPTGKVDLIFFKEYARFENKLSGHY
- the rplI gene encoding 50S ribosomal protein L9; the protein is MKVILKQDVNKIGKKDDLLEVADGYGRNFLIARGLAEEATEGKVRELQQMQKTQKIKDDKKLKIAEEARKKLGGKVVRVKVNTGEGGKLFGSVTTAQIAEALVAQFSIPVDKKDLKIEETVKKTGEYQFKAKLYTGVEAEMTLKVESE